The Paenibacillus sp. MBLB1832 genome has a window encoding:
- a CDS encoding CvpA family protein yields the protein MTLHTLDYVLMSIIVLGLLIGYFRGFIAQIVSISGMILAYLVAFYFYKDVAPIFKNAFSLPTYQNYHKYEFIVKGLNLDTYILNAISFALLFFGVKLALLIIGRALNLLAKTPGLNAINRWSGAFLGLIEALLIIIIAVNVMTIIPSDGTQKLLSSSYIAPYLINELPQVAGKLHDLWKQGNSI from the coding sequence GTGACATTGCACACATTAGATTACGTGTTGATGTCCATTATCGTTTTAGGACTGCTCATTGGGTACTTTCGAGGTTTCATCGCTCAAATCGTCTCGATTTCGGGCATGATTCTCGCTTATCTGGTTGCTTTTTATTTCTACAAAGATGTAGCGCCGATATTTAAAAACGCCTTCTCCTTGCCAACCTATCAAAACTACCATAAATACGAATTCATCGTAAAAGGACTCAATCTAGATACGTATATTCTAAATGCGATCTCCTTTGCACTTCTGTTCTTTGGTGTTAAATTAGCTTTATTGATCATCGGCCGAGCATTGAACCTCCTTGCCAAAACGCCCGGACTCAATGCCATCAACCGCTGGAGCGGTGCATTTTTGGGCTTAATTGAGGCTTTGCTTATTATTATCATCGCAGTCAATGTCATGACCATCATTCCCTCAGATGGCACCCAAAAGCTTCTATCAAGCTCCTACATCGCGCCCTACTTAATCAACGAGCTGCCGCAAGTAGCAGGTAAACTCCATGATTTATGGAAACAAGGGAATTCAATTTAG
- a CDS encoding MFS transporter, with the protein MTKSKGKLDAQAILLLIVHALFGGANALSGTFVGVYLWKAKNDFTLIGWFTLTTHLTMAITFWLAGKWVKEHNKMNCLRIGVSVSACFYMLVLWMGTSSVHYFVWLGLVQGISVGFFWLAFNVVYFEVTDPDNRDRFNGWVGLLGAGAGIIAPWISGMLIVSLGDRAGYRLIFSISLGIFVLGVVISFFLKKRKVSGNYAWLLPLRVLRQPHTPWKAVSLALAFQGIREGVFGFMIGLLVYISTSSEASLGNFALITSSVALVSFWAAGRFIRPAFRRRSMLIGSVMVVLVILPFFWKMSYMTLLIFGLGSALFFPMYSIPMISVVFDLIGSDEESAKQREEFIVLRELSLNLGRVCGVLLFICVISWSKEPLVINVLLLVIGSSTFFSWCFIRNQLPASQS; encoded by the coding sequence ATGACGAAAAGCAAGGGAAAGCTGGATGCCCAAGCGATTCTTTTGCTTATTGTTCATGCGCTTTTCGGCGGTGCGAATGCACTGTCAGGCACGTTCGTTGGTGTGTACTTATGGAAGGCGAAGAACGATTTCACATTGATTGGTTGGTTTACGTTGACCACTCATTTGACGATGGCCATTACGTTTTGGTTGGCAGGAAAATGGGTGAAAGAACACAATAAAATGAATTGCCTCCGCATTGGCGTTTCCGTTTCGGCTTGCTTCTATATGTTGGTTCTATGGATGGGCACCAGCAGTGTCCATTATTTTGTATGGCTTGGACTCGTTCAAGGCATCTCGGTGGGCTTTTTCTGGCTTGCATTTAACGTGGTATACTTCGAAGTCACGGATCCTGATAATCGGGATCGATTCAACGGATGGGTTGGCCTACTAGGCGCGGGAGCTGGCATTATTGCCCCTTGGATCTCTGGTATGCTCATTGTAAGCTTAGGGGATCGAGCGGGTTATCGGCTGATTTTTTCCATCTCATTAGGGATTTTTGTATTAGGTGTTGTGATCAGTTTTTTTCTGAAAAAACGAAAAGTAAGCGGAAACTATGCCTGGCTGCTTCCCCTCCGTGTTCTAAGGCAACCGCATACGCCGTGGAAAGCTGTAAGCTTGGCACTTGCTTTTCAAGGGATTCGTGAAGGTGTGTTTGGCTTCATGATTGGATTGCTCGTGTATATCTCGACATCAAGTGAAGCGAGCTTAGGCAACTTTGCATTAATAACATCTTCGGTGGCGTTAGTTTCGTTCTGGGCAGCAGGTCGGTTCATTCGGCCAGCTTTTCGGAGAAGAAGCATGCTCATCGGTTCGGTCATGGTTGTGCTGGTGATTTTACCTTTTTTCTGGAAAATGTCATATATGACGTTGTTAATATTCGGTCTTGGATCCGCGCTCTTCTTCCCGATGTATTCCATCCCGATGATTTCCGTTGTGTTCGATCTCATTGGCTCTGATGAGGAGAGTGCAAAGCAGCGAGAGGAATTTATTGTGCTCCGTGAGTTATCCTTGAATCTAGGACGAGTCTGCGGCGTGCTGCTATTCATTTGTGTGATTTCTTGGAGTAAGGAACCGCTTGTCATCAATGTGCTGTTGTTGGTGATCGGAAGCTCGACCTTCTTCTCCTGGTGCTTTATCAGAAATCAGCTGCCTGCATCCCAATCTTGA
- a CDS encoding aminotransferase class I/II-fold pyridoxal phosphate-dependent enzyme, whose amino-acid sequence MIKDETTIQPSNKSMQNYLAPAVREMKPSGIRKFFDLVNNSKDDIISLGVGEPDFSTPWHVREAAVHSLERGRTKYTPNSGIPELREAIANYLYTSFKVKYEPSNEVLVTVGGSEAIDLALRSLITPGDEILIPEPCYISYSPITSLSGGVPVGIETFAKDQFKLTEKALRDAITPRSKVLILCYPSNPTGGTMSYEDWLPIAKVVEEKDLIVISDEIYAELTYGQKHVSFAAIPGMKDRTILVSGFSKAFAMTGWRMGYACGHQELISAMTKIHQYTVMCAPVMGQVAAHEALTNGLEEKDRMIESYNQRRRLVVKGFREIGLQCHEPQGAFYAFPSIVATGLTSEEFAQRLLFEAKVAAVPGDVFGLGGEGFLRCSYAYSVSQLSEALERIGKFLRKL is encoded by the coding sequence ATGATCAAGGACGAAACTACGATTCAACCGAGCAACAAATCTATGCAAAATTACCTCGCTCCTGCCGTGCGCGAAATGAAGCCTTCGGGTATTCGGAAGTTTTTCGATCTGGTTAACAACAGCAAGGATGATATTATTTCGCTTGGTGTAGGCGAGCCTGATTTCTCTACCCCGTGGCATGTGCGTGAAGCTGCTGTGCATTCCTTGGAGCGCGGAAGAACCAAATATACACCGAACTCTGGTATTCCAGAACTTCGCGAAGCGATCGCGAATTATTTATATACGTCTTTCAAAGTGAAATATGAACCATCGAATGAAGTGCTAGTCACCGTTGGCGGCAGCGAGGCGATCGATTTAGCGCTGCGTTCCTTGATTACACCGGGGGATGAAATTTTGATCCCTGAGCCGTGCTACATTTCGTACTCACCGATCACAAGTCTCAGCGGCGGCGTGCCTGTGGGCATCGAAACGTTCGCAAAAGATCAGTTCAAGCTCACCGAGAAAGCGCTTCGCGATGCAATCACACCGCGCTCTAAAGTGCTCATTCTTTGCTATCCGAGCAATCCGACTGGCGGAACTATGAGCTATGAAGATTGGTTGCCGATTGCTAAAGTCGTCGAAGAGAAGGACTTGATCGTCATCTCTGATGAAATCTATGCAGAGCTGACCTACGGTCAGAAGCATGTGAGCTTCGCGGCTATTCCTGGCATGAAGGATCGGACCATTCTCGTGAGCGGCTTCTCCAAAGCTTTTGCCATGACGGGCTGGAGAATGGGATACGCATGTGGGCATCAGGAGCTGATCTCGGCGATGACCAAAATTCACCAATACACGGTCATGTGTGCACCTGTTATGGGGCAAGTGGCCGCTCATGAAGCATTGACGAATGGGCTGGAAGAGAAGGATCGCATGATCGAATCCTACAATCAACGGCGCCGTCTTGTCGTCAAAGGATTTCGCGAGATCGGGCTCCAATGCCATGAACCGCAAGGCGCTTTCTACGCATTTCCAAGCATTGTGGCAACGGGGTTAACTTCGGAAGAATTCGCTCAGCGGTTGCTGTTTGAAGCCAAGGTCGCTGCTGTGCCTGGTGATGTGTTCGGATTAGGTGGAGAGGGCTTCCTGCGTTGCTCTTACGCCTATAGTGTTTCACAGTTGAGCGAAGCCTTAGAAAGAATTGGAAAATTTTTAAGGAAATTATAA
- a CDS encoding Lrp/AsnC family transcriptional regulator, with amino-acid sequence MDTLKLKILDLLKEDARRSASLIATMLGTAEDEVARAISEMEADKVIVKYATVVNWSKVDDEKVTALIEVQITPERGRGFDAIAERIYLYPEVKSVYLMSGAYDLLVEIEGSSLKQVASFVSNKLSPIDRVLSTKTNFILKKYKQDGIIFEDQEDDHRMLVSP; translated from the coding sequence ATGGATACTTTGAAGCTTAAAATTCTCGATTTACTAAAGGAAGACGCCCGCAGGAGCGCGAGTCTGATCGCCACCATGTTAGGAACGGCGGAGGACGAAGTGGCGCGAGCGATCAGCGAGATGGAAGCGGATAAGGTCATCGTCAAATACGCGACAGTCGTGAACTGGAGTAAAGTGGATGACGAGAAGGTTACCGCCCTAATTGAAGTGCAAATTACGCCGGAACGCGGACGCGGATTTGATGCGATTGCGGAACGGATCTATTTATATCCAGAAGTGAAATCGGTTTATCTCATGTCAGGCGCTTACGATTTGCTTGTTGAGATTGAAGGCAGCTCATTAAAGCAGGTCGCTTCATTTGTTTCGAATAAGCTTTCGCCGATCGATCGCGTGCTTTCTACGAAAACGAACTTCATTTTGAAAAAATACAAACAAGACGGCATTATTTTCGAGGATCAGGAAGACGATCACCGGATGCTTGTTTCGCCGTAA
- a CDS encoding PspA/IM30 family protein, which yields MGIFKRLRDMTMASINDLLDKAEDPVKMLNQFLRDMEEDILEAESAVAKQIAIEKKFKLQVEESEEMVTKRTEQAMKALEAGNEDLARRALEDKKEHQTRYDELKRQYDMAKTNADQLRAQLTEMKDEFSKMKNKKDLLVARAETAKAQKQINQAMSGFGTDNAAKGFDRMSEKVLQMEAEAQASGEIRAKNRSLDDELDSLGASSSGIDDELAAMRAKLAEKKQS from the coding sequence ATGGGAATTTTCAAAAGACTTCGGGATATGACTATGGCTTCAATTAATGATTTGCTGGATAAAGCAGAAGATCCAGTTAAAATGCTGAATCAATTTTTACGTGATATGGAAGAAGATATTTTGGAAGCTGAATCTGCAGTAGCGAAGCAAATCGCGATTGAGAAGAAATTCAAGCTGCAAGTTGAAGAATCAGAAGAAATGGTTACAAAGCGTACAGAGCAGGCGATGAAAGCTCTTGAAGCTGGTAATGAAGATTTGGCTCGCCGCGCGCTGGAAGATAAGAAAGAACACCAAACTCGTTATGATGAATTGAAACGTCAGTACGATATGGCTAAAACGAACGCGGATCAACTTCGCGCTCAATTGACGGAGATGAAAGATGAATTCTCCAAAATGAAAAACAAAAAAGATTTATTGGTTGCGCGTGCTGAAACAGCGAAGGCACAGAAACAAATCAACCAAGCGATGTCCGGCTTTGGTACGGATAACGCGGCTAAAGGTTTTGACCGTATGAGTGAAAAAGTTCTTCAAATGGAGGCGGAAGCTCAAGCGAGCGGAGAAATCCGCGCCAAAAACCGCAGCTTGGATGATGAGCTGGACAGCTTAGGGGCAAGCAGCAGCGGGATCGATGATGAGTTGGCCGCTATGCGTGCGAAGCTTGCTGAAAAAAAACAATCCTAA
- a CDS encoding phage holin family protein: MHLLGHLVRFIVSALVLMFVSWLVPGFSVGGFWSAFFLALVIAIAAWIIEGIFGKQITPFGRGIVGFLVSALVIWAAQFIVTNVSTSMIGAILAALVIGIIDLFIPVKTPFEQGLTGREDRR; the protein is encoded by the coding sequence ATGCATCTTCTTGGACATCTCGTCAGGTTTATTGTTTCAGCTTTGGTTTTAATGTTTGTGAGCTGGTTAGTTCCAGGATTTAGTGTCGGAGGATTCTGGAGTGCTTTTTTCCTAGCTCTGGTCATCGCCATCGCAGCTTGGATTATTGAAGGAATCTTCGGCAAACAAATCACTCCATTTGGCAGAGGAATCGTAGGGTTTCTAGTGAGCGCCCTAGTCATCTGGGCGGCTCAATTTATCGTGACCAATGTCTCTACGAGCATGATTGGTGCCATCTTAGCTGCTTTAGTCATTGGGATTATTGATTTGTTCATCCCCGTGAAAACGCCCTTTGAGCAAGGGCTGACAGGTAGAGAAGACCGCAGGTAA
- a CDS encoding IS1595 family transposase: MDLLIFDVVEADFQTEEDCERFLVSRRWTKGFFCPGCDHDSFYEIKTRNLLECKECRAQTSITAGTIMHKSKLPLLIWFKAIRALIQDEITYTITSFADLLGVNYRTGKLLLEKLQLALQKQYGRKGFELGKESIDESVHSDSQPSRNPVLSKFRQVSRTRLRIFEQFLFKSSKNVKYHESTIFRKWMDAFLSVWLYPHFLKRFQI, from the coding sequence GTGGACTTGTTGATATTTGATGTTGTAGAGGCGGATTTTCAAACCGAGGAAGATTGCGAGAGGTTTTTAGTGAGCAGACGTTGGACTAAGGGGTTCTTTTGCCCAGGCTGTGATCATGATTCCTTTTATGAAATAAAGACCCGGAATTTACTTGAGTGTAAGGAATGCCGTGCACAAACCTCAATTACAGCTGGGACGATCATGCATAAATCCAAGCTACCTCTATTAATTTGGTTCAAAGCGATACGGGCATTAATTCAAGATGAGATTACATATACAATCACTTCTTTTGCAGACTTACTTGGTGTAAATTACCGAACAGGTAAACTTCTTCTTGAAAAATTACAATTAGCTTTGCAGAAGCAATATGGTCGAAAAGGTTTTGAATTGGGTAAAGAATCGATTGATGAGAGCGTGCATAGTGATTCTCAACCTAGTCGTAACCCTGTATTGTCAAAATTCCGACAAGTATCACGAACAAGATTGCGTATTTTTGAGCAGTTTCTTTTTAAATCGTCAAAAAATGTGAAGTACCACGAATCGACAATATTTAGAAAATGGATGGATGCTTTCTTGTCTGTGTGGTTGTATCCGCACTTTTTAAAAAGGTTTCAAATATAA
- a CDS encoding endonuclease MutS2: MNPKIIKTLEYEKILHKVAHHASTSLGKDAAEKLEPKGDFELVKLRLQATDEAVNVERLKGNAPFGGIRDIRASLHRARIGGMLNPTELLDISTTMFGTRRLKRFVLAVHDEYAIPMLKSQVELLTENKQLEDKINSCIDENAVVVDGASPELGRVRSELRSGESRVRERLEQMIRNSSVQKMLQDVLITIRNDRFVIPVKSEYRSSFGGMIHDQSASGATLYIEPDAIVQLNNKIRELKFKEEAEIEKILQALTALVAEQVELLVEDVNLLAELDFTFAKAGLARELKATMPRLNDRGFIKIKRGRHPLIAADSVVPLDLELGNDYSQIIVTGPNTGGKTVSLKTVGLLSLMAMSGLFVPAEEGTQLCVFDAIFADIGDEQSIEQNLSTFSSHMTNIISILRDMTPKSLVLLDELGAGTDPAEGSALAISILDYIHQIGCRIIATTHYSELKAYAYQKQGTINASMEFDIQTLSPTYRLLVGVPGRSNAFAIAERLGLSRRIIEHARAQVGEEDQRVESMIASLEENRLIAESERLAAEQLRKEAEAVRKSLEAQQQKFDEQRDKLLEKAERDAREAVLKARREADEVIAELRRMALEEAGGVKDHRLVEAKRRLDQATPELRSKQVRALKKRPEQIEAGDEVRVISLGQKGHVVELVGTTEANVQLGIMKMKVALSNLEKTGNAPQAKQPQKTATTVKRTRDDNVKMELDMRGMNMEEAMIEADRFLDESFLSNFGQVYLIHGKGTGVLRTGMQDYLRRHKHVKSYRMGNYNEGGAGVTVVELK, encoded by the coding sequence TTGAATCCTAAAATTATAAAAACTTTAGAATACGAGAAAATTTTACATAAGGTTGCTCATCATGCCTCAACTTCGTTGGGGAAGGATGCCGCGGAGAAGCTTGAACCCAAAGGTGATTTCGAGCTTGTTAAGCTGCGTTTACAAGCGACCGATGAAGCTGTTAACGTTGAAAGGCTGAAGGGGAATGCTCCTTTCGGTGGAATTCGCGATATCCGTGCCTCCCTGCATCGCGCTCGAATTGGCGGGATGTTGAATCCTACGGAACTACTCGATATTTCAACGACGATGTTTGGAACGCGTAGATTGAAGCGATTTGTACTTGCTGTTCACGATGAATATGCCATCCCGATGCTGAAATCACAAGTTGAATTATTGACTGAAAACAAACAATTAGAAGATAAGATCAACAGTTGCATTGATGAAAATGCCGTCGTTGTGGACGGAGCAAGTCCTGAACTGGGGCGAGTTCGCAGTGAGCTTCGCTCAGGCGAAAGCAGAGTTCGCGAACGACTAGAACAAATGATTCGTAATTCCTCTGTGCAAAAAATGCTGCAGGATGTTTTGATTACGATTCGAAATGACCGTTTTGTTATTCCAGTGAAGTCGGAATATCGTTCAAGTTTTGGCGGAATGATTCACGATCAATCTGCTTCAGGTGCAACGCTATATATCGAGCCAGATGCCATCGTACAATTAAACAATAAGATTCGTGAGCTTAAGTTCAAGGAAGAAGCTGAGATTGAGAAGATCCTGCAGGCATTAACTGCTCTGGTAGCAGAGCAGGTGGAACTGCTAGTTGAGGATGTTAATCTGCTAGCGGAACTTGATTTCACGTTTGCCAAAGCAGGTTTGGCTAGGGAATTAAAAGCGACGATGCCTCGACTTAATGATCGTGGTTTCATCAAAATAAAACGAGGCAGACACCCGCTCATCGCAGCTGATTCTGTTGTGCCGTTAGATTTGGAGCTGGGGAATGATTATTCCCAGATAATTGTGACAGGCCCAAACACAGGAGGAAAGACCGTTTCGCTTAAAACGGTGGGACTTCTGAGTTTGATGGCAATGTCTGGATTGTTCGTCCCAGCGGAAGAAGGCACGCAGCTTTGTGTGTTTGATGCCATCTTTGCAGATATTGGCGACGAACAAAGCATTGAGCAAAATTTAAGTACATTCTCTAGTCATATGACGAATATTATAAGTATTTTACGTGACATGACCCCGAAGAGCTTAGTGCTGCTAGATGAACTTGGAGCAGGAACCGATCCAGCGGAAGGTTCGGCTTTAGCGATCTCCATTTTGGACTATATCCATCAAATAGGTTGTCGAATTATTGCAACTACGCACTATTCTGAGCTGAAAGCCTATGCTTACCAGAAGCAGGGGACGATTAATGCGAGTATGGAATTTGACATTCAAACGCTTAGTCCCACGTATCGCTTGTTGGTTGGGGTGCCTGGTCGCAGTAACGCTTTTGCAATTGCTGAGCGTCTGGGACTGTCGCGGCGCATCATTGAGCACGCCCGTGCGCAGGTTGGTGAGGAAGATCAACGCGTTGAGTCGATGATTGCTTCACTGGAAGAAAACCGACTCATTGCAGAGTCGGAGCGACTTGCTGCTGAGCAATTGCGCAAAGAGGCAGAAGCCGTGCGGAAGTCGTTGGAAGCGCAGCAGCAGAAGTTCGACGAGCAGCGCGACAAGCTGCTGGAGAAGGCAGAGCGTGATGCACGCGAAGCGGTTCTTAAAGCGCGACGCGAAGCAGACGAAGTCATAGCCGAGCTGCGCCGTATGGCGTTGGAAGAAGCTGGCGGCGTCAAGGACCACCGCTTAGTCGAAGCAAAACGCCGATTGGATCAGGCGACACCTGAGCTGCGCAGTAAGCAAGTGCGCGCTTTGAAGAAGCGGCCAGAGCAGATTGAAGCCGGTGATGAGGTACGGGTCATTTCGCTCGGTCAGAAGGGGCATGTTGTTGAGCTTGTGGGAACAACGGAAGCCAATGTCCAATTAGGCATTATGAAGATGAAGGTGGCTCTTTCCAATTTAGAGAAGACAGGCAATGCACCACAAGCGAAACAACCTCAGAAAACAGCGACAACCGTAAAACGAACCCGTGATGATAATGTCAAAATGGAGTTAGATATGCGTGGTATGAATATGGAAGAAGCCATGATTGAGGCAGATCGATTCCTGGACGAATCGTTCTTAAGTAATTTTGGGCAAGTCTACCTTATTCATGGCAAAGGTACAGGTGTGCTGCGTACGGGGATGCAAGATTATCTTCGTCGCCATAAGCACGTGAAAAGCTACCGTATGGGCAATTACAATGAAGGTGGAGCTGGGGTTACGGTCGTTGAATTGAAATAG
- the cysK gene encoding cysteine synthase A, with protein MSKKMVNSITELIGDTPVVRINRLLDENAAELYVKLEYFNPSGSVKDRAAFNLIQEAEKAGHLQPGATIIEPTSGNTGIGLAMNAAAKGYKAILIMPDNMSKERINILKAYGAEVVLTPAAQRMPGAIAKAIELRDRIPGSFIPQQFENPANPNIHRVTTAIEILEQMEGRLDAFVATSGTGGTITGTGEVLREHLSDIQIYVVEPKGSPVLSGGSPGPHKLVGTSPGFVPAILNTGIYDEIVQVSDEDAIGTMRDLASREGILVGPSAGASVWTGMQVARKLGAGKRVLCIAPDTGERYLSMNLFD; from the coding sequence ATGTCGAAAAAAATGGTGAACAGCATCACCGAACTTATCGGGGATACGCCTGTTGTAAGAATAAATCGCTTATTGGATGAAAATGCGGCGGAATTATATGTGAAATTGGAGTACTTCAATCCGAGCGGAAGCGTAAAGGACAGGGCTGCGTTCAATCTCATTCAGGAAGCCGAAAAAGCAGGCCATCTTCAGCCCGGGGCGACTATCATAGAGCCGACTAGCGGAAATACTGGGATTGGGCTGGCCATGAATGCAGCTGCCAAAGGGTATAAAGCGATTCTCATTATGCCGGACAATATGAGCAAAGAGCGCATTAATATACTCAAAGCTTACGGAGCCGAAGTAGTGCTAACGCCAGCAGCACAGCGGATGCCTGGAGCGATTGCGAAGGCGATCGAGTTGCGTGACCGTATCCCAGGCAGCTTCATCCCACAGCAATTCGAAAACCCAGCAAATCCGAACATCCACAGAGTCACGACAGCGATTGAAATCCTTGAACAAATGGAAGGGCGGTTAGATGCCTTCGTTGCAACGTCAGGCACAGGCGGGACCATTACGGGGACGGGCGAAGTACTCAGAGAGCATTTGTCTGATATTCAAATCTATGTTGTAGAACCGAAGGGCTCGCCTGTCTTATCAGGGGGAAGCCCAGGACCGCATAAGCTGGTAGGGACAAGCCCAGGTTTTGTTCCGGCTATTTTAAATACAGGCATCTACGATGAAATTGTACAGGTGTCCGATGAGGATGCGATTGGGACGATGCGGGATTTGGCAAGTCGAGAAGGTATCCTTGTAGGCCCGTCCGCAGGTGCTTCCGTTTGGACTGGCATGCAAGTGGCAAGGAAGCTTGGCGCGGGAAAACGCGTACTCTGCATAGCGCCAGATACAGGTGAGCGGTATCTCAGCATGAATCTTTTTGATTGA
- a CDS encoding cupredoxin domain-containing protein gives MKKALILLMGLAVVFAIAACGNKENTSTTTTTTPTAAVTTATPAASTAATTTPAATKQAAAGGQQVTLKTTNFSFDKTEYRVKKGEPVTITLDNSQGIHGAAIKEFGINLNNENKTVTFTPDKAGSFPINCSVMCGSGHANMKTTLIVE, from the coding sequence ATGAAAAAAGCACTCATTCTTCTAATGGGACTAGCTGTCGTGTTCGCAATCGCGGCGTGCGGTAACAAAGAAAACACATCCACTACAACAACGACTACACCTACAGCAGCAGTAACAACAGCAACTCCTGCAGCATCAACAGCCGCTACAACGACACCAGCTGCAACCAAACAAGCAGCCGCCGGTGGCCAGCAAGTTACGTTAAAAACAACAAATTTCAGCTTTGATAAAACAGAATACCGTGTAAAAAAAGGGGAGCCTGTTACAATAACGCTCGACAACTCCCAAGGAATTCACGGTGCAGCAATCAAAGAGTTCGGCATCAATTTGAACAACGAAAACAAAACTGTTACCTTTACACCAGATAAAGCGGGTTCATTCCCTATCAACTGTTCCGTTATGTGCGGAAGTGGCCATGCGAATATGAAAACTACACTAATCGTTGAATAA
- a CDS encoding DUF350 domain-containing protein: MNEEVDVLLGNPYLSTLAFFAVALVALVVFLTIFELVTKYDDWAEIKKGNLSVAMATGGKIFGICNLFRFAILNNDTMIHSLIWAGYGFLLLLVAYFIFEFLTPYFKIDEEIKKDNRAVGFLSLTLSVSLSYVVGACVT; encoded by the coding sequence ATGAACGAAGAGGTGGATGTTTTGTTAGGTAACCCGTATTTATCAACGCTCGCATTTTTTGCCGTTGCTTTAGTCGCGCTAGTCGTCTTTCTAACGATCTTCGAGCTGGTTACGAAATATGATGATTGGGCCGAAATCAAAAAAGGTAATTTGTCGGTTGCTATGGCCACGGGCGGTAAAATTTTTGGGATTTGCAACTTGTTCCGATTTGCCATTCTAAACAACGACACGATGATTCACTCTCTCATTTGGGCAGGCTATGGCTTCCTGTTGCTATTAGTTGCTTATTTTATTTTTGAATTCCTTACACCTTATTTCAAAATTGATGAAGAAATTAAGAAGGATAATCGTGCCGTTGGCTTCTTGTCTTTAACGTTATCGGTCTCCTTATCCTATGTGGTTGGAGCATGTGTAACCTAG